A region from the Brettanomyces bruxellensis chromosome 4, complete sequence genome encodes:
- the ARG8 gene encoding acetylornithine aminotransferase (BUSCO:EOG09262OX9), translating to MFRASVLKSASKRLTVAIQSRSFTNSGRALIHANKTTLSKTSEFIGNNAPFGVTTYSRPEMVLKKGKGSFLWDVEGKKYVDFSAGIAVTALGHSNPEVAKIMFEQANTLVHSSNLFYNLWTLKLSKELVEKTKQFGGMYNASQVFLCNSGTEANEAALKFARKYGTSISLKKTKFITFETSFHGRTFGSLSVTPNPKYQKPFAPLVPGVSVAKPGDIASVEKLISDETCGVIIEPIQGEGGVHPQNHEFLVSLKKLCSKHKALLIYDEIQCGLGRSGKLWAHAKLPKEGHPDILTMAKALGNGFPIGATMISKEVGDVIKVGDHGTTFGGNPLGARIGCYVLNQIATDEFLNNVQKKSELFKVKLNELKEKFPKNIKDIRGEGLILGLECTENPSAVIEKARELGLLVISAGGNVIRIVPPLNIPDEVIIDGLKILEKAMNETFVQKK from the coding sequence ATGTTTAGAGCGTCAGTTTTGAAATCAGCATCCAAGAGATTAACTGTTGCGATCCAAAGCAGGTCATTCACCAACTCTGGCAGGGCATTAATTCATGCTAACAAAACCACTTTGTCGAAGACATCAGAGTTTATTGGCAATAATGCGCCATTTGGAGTGACCACATACAGCAGACCAGAAATGGTTCtgaaaaaagggaaaggttcttttctttgggATGTCGAGGGAAAGAAGTACGTTGATTTTTCTGCCGGAATTGCCGTGACTGCTCTTGGCCATTCCAACCCAGAGGTTGCAAAGATTATGTTTGAGCAGGCGAACACACTTGTCCATAGTTCAAATCTTTTCTACAACCTATGGACTTTAAAGTTAAGTAAAGAATTGGTtgaaaaaacaaagcagTTTGGTGGGATGTACAATGCATCACAAGTGTTTTTGTGCAACTCCGGTACGGAAGCGAATGAGGCTGCCCTAAAGTTCGCTAGAAAATACGGAacttccatttctcttaAAAAGACAAAATTCATAACCTTTGAAACCTCATTTCACGGTAGAACATTTGGTTCATTATCTGTGACCCCAAATCCTAAGTACCAGAAGCCTTTTGCACCATTGGTTCCGGGTGTTTCTGTTGCTAAACCCGGCGACATTGCATCGGTTGAAAAATTGATCAGTGATGAAACTTGTGGTGTAATCATCGAACCAATTCAAGGTGAAGGTGGCGTTCATCCACAGAATCATGAATTCCTGgtttctttgaagaaacttTGCAGTAAGCATAAAGCTCTTTTAATATATGATGAAATACAATGTGGACTGGGAAGATCGGGAAAGCTTTGGGCCCATGCAAAGCTTCCAAAAGAAGGACATCCGGATATTCTCACAATGGCAAAGGCATTAGGAAATGGATTTCCAATTGGTGCCACCATGATTTCAAAAGAGGTTGGTGATGTAATAAAGGTTGGAGATCATGGAACAACTTTTGGTGGAAATCCATTGGGGGCAAGAATTGGATGCTATGTTTTAAATCAGATAGCTACTGATGAATTCTTAAATAATGTTCAGAAGAAGTCCGAACTCTTCAAGGTTAAACTGAAtgaattaaaagaaaagttcCCCAAAAATATTAAGGATATCAGGGGTGAAGGGTTAATCCTTGGACTTGAATGCACTGAAAACCCATCTGCTgttattgaaaaagcaagagAACTAGGACTTTTGGTTATTAGTGCCGGCGGAAATGTCATTAGAATTGTTCCTCCCTTAAACATCCCCGACGAAGTCATTATTGATGGTTTGAAGATTTTAGAGAAGGCTATGAATGAGACTtttgttcaaaaaaaataa
- a CDS encoding uncharacterized protein (BUSCO:EOG09264X41) translates to MNAIKNAGQVLERTSQYLDSGLVTKQPSWYKVLAYHPPMFNNTKTVKIQLLKKIKEEEDSRYNEILNVNKTNGFYKTRLTPKQMNKDFLKPEKLRFVEDDIRSLFYRQHPWELADPKVLNENERNLNIGKLDWSTMKQYTKKLDGESVVQRTLYLVRVENTPLYNAYEQSKYEYYRLKIADETESSVTAEQSEMFGAVYNKSAIEYGFDKEMAVLSKWKKDAIALTKVIEAKRANSSASGSNMGENDNLKAEFEGENGEKEEVQEESTEEDIFRKLSKFDEAQN, encoded by the coding sequence ATGAATGCTATTAAAAATGCTGGACAGGTACTTGAGAGAACCTCTCAATACTTAGATTCCGGGTTGGTGACAAAGCAACCCTCTTGGTATAAGGTGCTTGCTTACCATCCACCAATGTTTAATAACACCAAAACAGTCAAAATACaattgttgaagaaaataaaagaggaagaagactCACGGTATAATGAAATACTTAATGTTAACAAAACAAATGGCTTTTACAAAACAAGATTAACTCCAAAACAGATGAATAAAGATTTCTTGAAACCGGAGAAACTTCGTTTTGTGGAAGATGACATCAGGTCATTATTTTATAGGCAGCATCCTTGGGAATTAGCGGATCCCAAAGTACTAAACGAAAATGAGCGAAATTTAAACATTGGAAAGCTTGACTGGTCTACAATGAAACAGTACACCAAGAAATTGGACGGCGAGTCTGTTGTTCAGAGAACTCTTTACCTTGTGAGGGTAGAAAATACGCCCCTTTATAATGCCTATGAACAATCAAAATACGAATATTATAGGTTGAAGATTGCAGATGAGACTGAATCTAGTGTGACTGCCGAGCAGAGTGAGATGTTTGGAGCAGTATATAATAAATCGGCAATCGAATATGGATTCGATAAAGAAATGGCAGTGTTGAGCAAGTGGAAGAAGGATGCAATTGCATTAACTAAGGTTATTGAAGCAAAACGGGCTAATTCATCTGCAAGTGGTAGTAATATGGGCGAGAATGATAACTTGAAGGCTGAATTTGAAGGTGAAAACGGTGAGAAGGAAGAGGTTCAAGAAGAGTCTACGGAAGAGGATATATTTAGGAAACTAAGTAAATTTGATGAGGCGCAAAATTAG